The following coding sequences are from one Mesorhizobium onobrychidis window:
- a CDS encoding OsmC family protein gives MKMTVEVHWEREGAVFTDKRYSRAHIWRFDGGQVVPASASPHIVPLPYSVEANVDPEEAYIAAISSCHMLTFLSIAAPQGIVVDSYTDKAVGMMEKVDGRLVVSRVDLNPTIVYAGETPTAATEAELHHSAHEQCFIANSVKTEIQVVT, from the coding sequence ATGAAAATGACCGTCGAAGTGCACTGGGAGCGAGAAGGAGCGGTATTCACCGACAAGCGCTACAGCCGCGCACACATCTGGCGCTTCGACGGAGGCCAAGTGGTGCCGGCATCCGCTTCGCCGCATATCGTTCCGCTTCCTTATTCAGTGGAGGCCAACGTCGACCCAGAGGAGGCTTACATCGCGGCGATTTCCAGCTGCCACATGTTGACCTTTCTCTCGATCGCGGCGCCCCAGGGGATCGTCGTGGACAGTTATACCGACAAGGCGGTCGGCATGATGGAGAAGGTGGACGGACGATTAGTGGTCAGCCGCGTTGATCTCAATCCGACCATTGTCTACGCCGGGGAAACGCCAACCGCCGCAACAGAAGCGGAACTGCACCACTCGGCGCATGAACAGTGCTTCATTGCCAATTCCGTGAAGACGGAAATCCAGGTCGTCACTTGA